A portion of the Cryptomeria japonica chromosome 5, Sugi_1.0, whole genome shotgun sequence genome contains these proteins:
- the LOC131058762 gene encoding L-gulonolactone oxidase 2-like yields MAMRMGLSGIIIVVLLSFTLYLEAAPCSSLPSVDCTGNGCQIYNYQGLWEDHENCMAANSSSPKSEAELVQVVAKAVKNKQKVRVVSWLGHSLTKLACVGNQGLIISTKNYNQIISINKTAMTITVQAGAMMSDVMEAAASQGLSLPAMIYWNGVSAAGVISTGAHGSGLIGKGSGVYEYVVGMRLVVPASPLLGYAKVITLREYDEDLKAARISLGMLGVISEITFALQPMYKRSVSASLKDDGGLENEAESFLRGVDFSDIYWIPSHGKALFRNISKVSVNVPGDGFSILLGTPTRVVDIENSAAQMASLQANAATQTICKVLESQMNTLAFNGSAFLNGPTGFTGYPIVGFNHKMQASGGCQGSVPKPADNSSFTCNSTSIVDKNTTVCTWDRRIDAILLYDVEIQVRMSNLTAVIQDMKKIRDLNPENLCDLRGTLIRSIKKSDAYLGHAEDTVAMETIYYKFRDENMIKWNGDVFEEIEQMVIEKYGGVMHWGKSGGHLFKGQALRASNITKFLEVKMRYDPYGLFSNEWTDGLFGIEGPLMDIERDGCALDKLCKCTEDRHCAPDKGYFCMPGKCDWQVKWETVSRDVSSTQLQSTIPQATDVTSRSGTDPYAHVDIPSPPDTTRLIEVDPL; encoded by the exons ATGGCAATGAGAATGGGTCTCAGTGGTATAATCATTGTTGTGCTCCTTTCTTTCACATTGTATCTAGAAGCAGCGCCCTGTTCTTCTCTTCCATCAGTTGACTGCACAGGCAATGGCTGCCAAATCTACAATTATCAAGGGCTGTGGGAGGACCATGAAAACTGTATGGCGGCGAATTCTTCATCGCCCAAATCGGAAGCAGAGCTTGTACAAGTGGTGGCCAAGGCAGTGAAAAACAAGCAGAAGGTGAGAGTGGTGAGTTGGCTTGGGCACAGCCTCACAAAACTTGCCTGTGTCGGAAACCAAGGCCTCATAATCTCCACCAAGAACTATAACCAAATAATTTCAATCAACAAGACTGCCATGACCATTACTGTCCAGGCCGGTGCAATGATGTCTGATGTCATGGAAGCTGCAGCTAGTCAGGGGCTCAGTCTGCCCGCCATGATTTACTGGAATGGAGTCTCTGCCGCCGGTGTTATTTCCACCGGAGCCCATGGAAGTGGGCTTATCGGAAAGGGAAGTGGCGTTTATGAGTACGTGGTGGGAATGAGATTAGTAGTCCCTGCTTCTCCCTTGCTAGGCTATGCAAAGGTGATTACATTGAGGGAATATGATGAGGATCTGAAAGCTGCGAGGATTTCTCTGGGCATGTTGGGTGTGATCTCTGAAATTACATTTGCTTTGCAGCCAATGTATAAGCGCTCTGTTTCTGCCTCGTTGAAGGATGATGGAGGATTGGAGAATGAGGCGGAGAGTTTTCTTAGGGGTGTTGATTTTTCTGATATTTACTGGATTCCTTCCCATGGAAAGGCCTTGTTTAGGAACATCAGCAAGGTTTCTGTCAATGTTCCCGGTGATGGCTTTAGTATTCTGCTTGGCACTCCCACAAGAGTTGTCGACATCGAGAATAGTGCTGCTCAGA TGGCATCACTTCAAGCTAATGCAGCCACTCAGACAATATGCAAGGTACTTGAATCGCAGATGAACACACTGGCGTTTAATGGCAGCGCATTTCTCAATGGTCCAACAGGATTCACAGGCTACCCTATTGTAGGATTCAATCACAAAATGCAAGCATCTGGTGGATGCCAAGGTTCAGTACCCAAACCAGCAGATAATTCAAGTTTTACCTGCAATTCTACTTCAATTGTTGACAAGAATACCACTGTCTGTACATGGGACCGTCGGATAGACGCTATCCTCTTATATGATGTGGAGATTCAAGTCCGCATGTCTAATTTGACGGCTGTTATTCAGGATATGAAGAAGATTAGAGATTTGAACCCAGAAAACTTGTGTGATCTGAGAGGAACACTGATTCGCTCCATTAAGAAATCTGATGCTTATTTGGGACATGCAGAAGATACGGTGGCTATGGAGACTATATATTATAAGTTTAGAGATGAGAACATGATTAAATGGAATGGAGATGTGTTTGAAGAGATTGAGCAGATGGTGATTGAGAAGTATGGAGGGGTAATGCACTGGGGGAAGTCTGGAGGTCATCTGTTTAAGGGACAGGCCTTAAGAGCATCCAATATAACTaaatttttagaggtgaagatgaGATATGATCCTTATGGATTGTTTTCTAATGAATGGACAGATGGTCTGTTTGGAATTGAAGGCCCATTGATGGATATAGAGAGAGATGGTTGTGCTTTGGATAAGTTGTGTAAGTGCACAGAGGATAGGCATTGTGCTCCTGATAAAGGCTACTTCTGCATGCCCGGTAAA